From Lysobacter auxotrophicus, the proteins below share one genomic window:
- the dnaQ gene encoding DNA polymerase III subunit epsilon yields MRQIILDTETTGLSWERGNRVVEIGCVEYIERRPSGRTFHVYLKPDCDFEQGAQEVTGLTLEFLADKPEFAQVAEEFLAFIDDAELIIHNAAFDLGFLDNELRRLGEQYGRITDRCRVEDTLLLARQRFPGQRNSLDALCKRLGVDNSHRQLHGALLDAQILGDVYLALTSGQEEIGFAVEAAASAVDTSQFRIDPNVARPRVQVAAEELAAHEARLEKLRKKAGKVVWDQFTVVEAVAESEPELATA; encoded by the coding sequence ATGCGGCAGATCATCCTCGACACCGAAACCACTGGCCTGAGCTGGGAACGCGGCAACCGCGTGGTCGAAATCGGCTGCGTGGAGTACATCGAGCGCCGCCCGAGCGGCCGCACGTTCCATGTCTACCTCAAGCCGGACTGCGATTTCGAGCAGGGCGCGCAGGAAGTCACCGGCCTCACGCTGGAATTCCTCGCCGACAAGCCGGAGTTCGCGCAGGTGGCCGAGGAGTTCCTCGCCTTCATCGACGACGCCGAGCTGATCATCCACAACGCGGCGTTCGACCTGGGCTTCCTCGACAACGAACTGCGCCGACTGGGCGAACAGTACGGCCGCATCACCGACCGTTGCCGCGTCGAGGACACGCTGCTGCTCGCGCGCCAGCGCTTCCCGGGCCAGCGCAACTCGCTCGACGCGCTGTGCAAGCGGCTGGGCGTGGACAACTCGCACCGCCAACTGCACGGCGCGCTGCTCGACGCGCAGATCCTCGGCGACGTGTACCTGGCGCTGACCTCGGGCCAGGAGGAGATCGGCTTCGCGGTCGAAGCGGCGGCGAGCGCGGTCGACACCTCGCAGTTCCGCATCGATCCCAATGTCGCCCGCCCGCGGGTGCAGGTCGCGGCGGAGGAACTGGCCGCGCACGAAGCGCGCCTGGAAAAGCTGCGCAAGAAGGCCGGAAAGGTCGTCTGGGACCAGTTCACCGTGGTCGAGGCGGTCGCCGAATCGGAGCCGGAGCTGGCGACGGCGTAA
- a CDS encoding glycosyltransferase family 9 protein codes for MSAASSSAPSAPASICLLRLSALGDATHVVPLVRTLQSAWPQVRLTWVIGKGEHRLLAGLPGVEFIEYDKKTGLAGMRALRGELRLRLGAAQRFDVLLQLQVAARANLLSAFIPARRRVGYDRSRSKDLHGVFINERIPDRPGIHVLDAIGSFCEPLGLRQERVVWDLPVPDDAREWARAQWPQDDVPTLLVSPCSSHELRNWPADRLAAVADHAAGRGWRVVLCGGRSELERATGDAILASMTHPALDLIGKDTLKQLPALLERGQLVMTPDSGPMHIANAMGTKVLGLHAASNPARSGPYSDRRYCVDRYDDAARKYLGKPASELRWGTKIEHAGVMDLITVDDAIAAFERYRADHPHASLQETP; via the coding sequence GTGTCCGCTGCCTCCTCCAGCGCGCCTTCCGCGCCCGCCTCGATCTGCCTGCTGCGCCTGTCCGCCCTCGGCGATGCGACCCATGTCGTGCCGCTGGTGCGCACGCTGCAGTCCGCCTGGCCACAGGTCCGGCTGACGTGGGTGATCGGCAAGGGCGAGCACCGCCTTCTCGCCGGACTGCCCGGCGTTGAGTTCATCGAGTACGACAAGAAGACCGGCCTGGCCGGCATGCGGGCACTGCGCGGCGAACTGCGCCTGCGCCTCGGCGCCGCGCAGCGCTTCGACGTCCTGCTGCAACTGCAGGTCGCAGCGCGCGCGAACCTGCTGTCTGCCTTCATTCCCGCACGCCGTCGCGTGGGTTACGACCGCTCACGCTCGAAGGACCTGCACGGGGTGTTCATCAACGAACGCATTCCCGATCGCCCGGGCATCCACGTGCTCGACGCCATCGGCAGTTTCTGCGAACCGCTCGGCCTACGACAGGAGCGCGTCGTGTGGGATCTTCCCGTGCCCGACGACGCCCGCGAATGGGCGCGCGCGCAGTGGCCGCAGGACGATGTGCCGACTTTGCTGGTTTCGCCGTGTTCGAGCCACGAACTGCGCAACTGGCCGGCCGACCGGCTCGCGGCGGTCGCCGACCACGCGGCCGGGCGCGGCTGGCGCGTCGTGTTGTGCGGCGGGCGCAGCGAATTGGAACGTGCGACGGGCGACGCGATCCTCGCCTCGATGACGCATCCGGCGCTGGACCTGATCGGCAAGGACACGCTCAAGCAACTGCCGGCATTGCTGGAACGCGGCCAGCTGGTGATGACGCCCGACTCCGGCCCGATGCACATCGCCAATGCAATGGGCACGAAGGTGCTCGGCCTGCACGCGGCGAGCAATCCCGCGCGCAGCGGCCCGTACAGCGATCGCCGCTACTGCGTCGACCGTTACGACGACGCCGCGCGCAAATACCTGGGGAAACCCGCGTCCGAACTGCGCTGGGGCACGAAGATCGAGCATGCCGGCGTGATGGACCTGATTACCGTCGACGACGCGATCGCCGCGTTCGAGCGCTATCGCGCCGACCACCCGCACGCCTCGTTGCAGGAGACACCGTGA
- the gloB gene encoding hydroxyacylglutathione hydrolase: protein MQLTPLPALSDNYIWALADDDGARAVFVDPSEPGPVFAAAEAGLQPAGVLLTHHHGDHIGGVPALLERWPGLPVFAPDDDRIPAGYRRVQDGEAIDVAGWRFDVLAVPGHTRSHVAYHGQGLLFCGDTLFSLGCGRMFEGTAEQMHASLSRMAALPPETRVCCGHEYTLANAAFARVVEPGNPALQRRLEEATAMRATGRPTLPSTLADERAANPFLRVDSPEVRASVARETGRAPANDVDAFAALRRWKDGFTA from the coding sequence ATGCAACTGACTCCCCTGCCCGCCCTGAGCGACAACTACATCTGGGCCCTCGCCGATGACGACGGCGCCCGCGCGGTCTTCGTCGACCCGAGCGAGCCCGGCCCGGTGTTCGCGGCGGCCGAAGCCGGCCTGCAGCCGGCCGGTGTCCTGCTCACCCACCACCATGGCGACCACATCGGCGGCGTGCCCGCGCTGCTGGAACGCTGGCCGGGCCTGCCGGTGTTCGCGCCGGACGACGACCGCATTCCGGCCGGCTATCGCCGCGTGCAGGACGGCGAGGCCATCGACGTCGCCGGCTGGCGGTTCGACGTGTTGGCCGTGCCGGGCCACACGCGCAGCCACGTGGCTTACCACGGGCAGGGGTTGCTGTTCTGCGGCGATACGCTGTTCAGCCTGGGCTGCGGGCGGATGTTCGAGGGCACGGCGGAGCAGATGCATGCCTCGCTCTCCCGAATGGCCGCCCTGCCCCCCGAGACGCGGGTGTGTTGCGGACATGAGTACACGCTCGCAAACGCGGCCTTCGCCCGCGTGGTAGAACCCGGCAACCCGGCGCTCCAGCGCCGACTCGAGGAGGCCACGGCCATGCGCGCGACCGGACGACCCACCCTTCCCAGCACCCTGGCCGACGAACGGGCCGCCAATCCCTTCCTGCGCGTGGACAGCCCCGAGGTGCGCGCCAGCGTGGCGCGCGAGACCGGCCGTGCCCCGGCCAACGACGTGGACGCATTCGCCGCCTTGCGGCGCTGGAAGGACGGATTCACCGCATGA
- a CDS encoding 3-deoxy-D-manno-octulosonic acid kinase, giving the protein MTGFDAAEELTPFRDDSGYGAILFDRNRVRQASPDWFMPSFWQQRARPVESGGRGGAWFVDAPFGPALLRRYLRGGMVAKVSRDRYWWHGAASTRSFAEFRLTRAMAEKGVPVPRPIAACYRRDGLFYRAAILLERLDDVRSLADRAAVAGDGAPWEEAGRLIARAHRAGLDHADLNAHNLLFTTTGRGWIIDLDRGRVRIPATGWRERNLARLKRSLLKLRGKRNVEDVEKDYARLRAAYDRAWERGY; this is encoded by the coding sequence ATGACGGGGTTCGATGCTGCCGAAGAGTTGACGCCGTTCCGCGACGACAGCGGGTACGGAGCCATTCTGTTCGACCGTAACCGGGTGCGGCAAGCAAGCCCGGACTGGTTCATGCCCTCGTTCTGGCAGCAGCGCGCGCGTCCGGTCGAAAGCGGCGGACGCGGCGGCGCCTGGTTCGTCGATGCGCCGTTCGGCCCGGCCCTGCTGCGTCGCTACCTGCGCGGCGGCATGGTCGCGAAAGTGAGTCGCGACCGTTACTGGTGGCACGGCGCGGCCAGCACGCGCAGCTTCGCCGAGTTCCGACTGACCCGCGCGATGGCCGAAAAGGGCGTGCCCGTGCCGCGACCCATCGCCGCCTGCTACCGGCGCGACGGCCTGTTCTACCGTGCCGCGATCCTGCTGGAGCGCCTGGACGACGTGCGCTCGCTCGCTGACCGCGCCGCGGTCGCAGGCGACGGCGCGCCCTGGGAAGAAGCCGGCCGGCTCATCGCGCGGGCTCATCGCGCGGGGCTGGACCACGCCGACCTCAACGCCCACAACCTGTTGTTCACCACCACCGGGCGAGGCTGGATCATCGACCTCGACCGCGGTCGCGTCCGCATCCCCGCCACCGGCTGGCGCGAGCGCAACCTCGCGCGGCTCAAGCGCTCGCTGCTGAAGCTGCGCGGGAAGCGCAACGTCGAGGACGTCGAAAAGGACTATGCCCGTCTGCGCGCGGCGTACGATCGGGCCTGGGAGCGAGGCTACTGA
- a CDS encoding DUF6165 family protein: MSEILVPVSFGELLDKIAILQIKSERMIDPAKLENVRNELSALEKTWMAHPAAGKDIARLRADLKAVNERLWVIEDDIRIKEKAQAFDEEFVRLARSVYFENDERARIKKDINLALGSAYVEEKSYQDYKTGNTP; the protein is encoded by the coding sequence ATGTCCGAAATCCTCGTCCCGGTCTCCTTTGGCGAACTGCTCGACAAGATCGCGATCCTGCAGATCAAGTCCGAGCGCATGATCGATCCGGCCAAGCTCGAGAACGTCCGCAACGAGCTGTCCGCGCTGGAGAAGACGTGGATGGCGCACCCCGCTGCCGGCAAGGACATCGCCCGCCTGCGCGCGGACCTGAAGGCCGTCAACGAGCGGCTGTGGGTCATCGAGGACGACATCCGCATCAAGGAGAAGGCGCAGGCCTTCGACGAGGAGTTCGTCCGTCTGGCCCGCAGCGTCTACTTCGAGAACGACGAGCGCGCGCGCATCAAGAAGGACATCAACCTCGCGCTGGGCTCGGCCTACGTCGAAGAGAAGTCGTACCAGGACTACAAGACGGGCAACACGCCGTAA
- the rnhA gene encoding ribonuclease HI — MNSPDPALPVPAPKHIEAHTDGACLGNPGPGGWAALLRYRGHERELAGGEADTTNNRMELMGAIMALESLSEPCSVLLHTDSQYVRKGITEWINNWVRRGWKTAAGEPVKNRDLWERLHAASLRHRIEWKWVKGHSGDPDNERVDVLARTQAQRLRSAAGVR; from the coding sequence ATGAATTCGCCCGATCCCGCGTTGCCCGTTCCCGCCCCGAAACACATCGAAGCCCACACCGACGGCGCCTGCCTCGGCAATCCCGGTCCCGGCGGCTGGGCCGCGCTGCTGCGCTACCGCGGCCACGAGCGCGAGCTCGCCGGCGGCGAGGCCGACACCACCAACAACCGCATGGAATTGATGGGCGCGATCATGGCCCTGGAATCGCTGAGCGAACCGTGCAGCGTCCTGCTCCACACGGACTCGCAATACGTGCGCAAGGGCATCACCGAGTGGATCAACAACTGGGTGCGCCGCGGCTGGAAGACCGCCGCCGGCGAGCCGGTGAAGAACCGCGACCTGTGGGAACGGCTGCATGCCGCATCGTTGCGCCACCGCATCGAATGGAAGTGGGTGAAGGGCCATTCCGGCGATCCGGACAACGAACGCGTCGACGTCCTCGCCCGCACCCAGGCGCAGCGGCTGCGTTCCGCCGCCGGCGTGCGCTGA
- a CDS encoding PP2C family protein-serine/threonine phosphatase, with amino-acid sequence MIEFGHLTHVGLRRELNEDTYYGDGELGLWLVADGMGGHEYGEVASALARETIVREIRDGTPLAQAIRIADEEIIRTSKRRNDALPMGTTVVAARITGSRFEVAWVGDSRVYLWREGNLAQLSQDHSYVQELIANGAITQEQARSHPHRNVVTQALGVTDPRNLNVETMTGELKPGMQLLLCSDGLTEEVDDRGIARVLAQSDCSAQECVDTLVAAALDGGGSDNVTVILVRHH; translated from the coding sequence ATGATCGAATTCGGACACCTTACGCACGTCGGCCTGCGCCGCGAGCTCAACGAGGACACCTACTACGGTGACGGCGAGCTCGGCCTGTGGCTGGTGGCCGACGGCATGGGCGGTCACGAATATGGCGAGGTCGCCAGCGCGCTGGCCCGCGAGACGATCGTGCGGGAGATCCGCGACGGCACGCCGCTCGCGCAGGCGATCCGCATCGCCGACGAGGAAATCATCCGCACCTCCAAGCGCCGCAACGACGCGCTGCCGATGGGGACGACCGTGGTCGCCGCCCGCATCACCGGCAGTCGCTTCGAGGTGGCCTGGGTGGGCGACAGCCGCGTCTACCTGTGGCGCGAAGGCAACCTAGCGCAGTTGTCGCAGGACCACAGCTACGTGCAGGAGCTGATCGCCAACGGCGCCATCACGCAGGAACAGGCGCGCAGCCACCCGCACCGCAACGTCGTCACGCAGGCGCTGGGCGTTACCGACCCACGCAACCTCAACGTCGAAACCATGACCGGCGAGCTCAAGCCCGGCATGCAGCTGCTGCTGTGCAGCGACGGGTTGACGGAGGAGGTGGACGATCGCGGCATCGCGCGCGTGCTGGCGCAGTCGGACTGCAGCGCGCAGGAATGCGTGGACACGCTGGTCGCCGCGGCGCTGGATGGCGGCGGTTCGGACAACGTCACCGTGATCCTGGTGCGGCATCACTGA
- a CDS encoding MBL fold metallo-hydrolase: protein MAWQLRLHGVGNASAVELGSAMATIERDGAPWLTIDCGGEGLTAYQAYYGDMPRALFVTHTHLDHVAGFERLFVSSYFDEARRGRVRLYVPAPVVPLLHQRVGDYPNALAEGGVNFWDAFQVIPVGGSFWHDGVRLEVFPTRHHWPETAFGLRLHGSMVWTGDTRPIPEMLARYADAGELVAHDCALHGNPSHSGIEDLEREYSGALLKRCLLYHYGNREEGEILAARGYRVAHPGQLVALDEPSSVRAEPA from the coding sequence ATGGCGTGGCAACTGCGTCTGCATGGCGTCGGCAATGCGTCGGCGGTCGAACTCGGTTCGGCGATGGCGACCATCGAGCGCGATGGCGCGCCGTGGCTGACCATCGACTGCGGCGGCGAAGGCCTCACCGCCTACCAGGCGTACTACGGCGACATGCCGCGCGCGCTGTTCGTGACGCACACGCACCTGGACCACGTCGCGGGTTTCGAGCGCCTGTTCGTCTCCAGCTATTTCGACGAAGCCCGCCGCGGACGCGTGCGCCTGTACGTGCCGGCGCCGGTCGTCCCGCTGCTGCACCAGCGCGTGGGCGATTACCCCAATGCATTGGCAGAGGGCGGCGTGAACTTCTGGGATGCATTTCAGGTGATCCCGGTCGGCGGTTCGTTCTGGCACGACGGCGTACGTCTGGAAGTCTTCCCCACGCGCCATCACTGGCCCGAGACCGCCTTCGGCCTGCGCCTGCACGGCAGCATGGTCTGGACAGGCGACACGCGGCCGATCCCGGAAATGCTTGCGCGTTACGCCGATGCCGGCGAACTCGTCGCCCACGATTGCGCGCTGCACGGCAACCCGTCGCATAGCGGCATCGAGGACCTGGAACGCGAGTACTCCGGCGCGCTGCTCAAGCGCTGCCTGCTGTACCACTACGGCAATCGCGAGGAAGGCGAGATCCTCGCCGCGCGCGGTTATCGCGTGGCGCATCCCGGGCAGCTCGTCGCGCTCGATGAACCCTCGTCGGTGCGCGCGGAACCGGCATGA